In Papio anubis isolate 15944 chromosome 20, Panubis1.0, whole genome shotgun sequence, the genomic window AGTCCCCATAAGACAACTCATAAAATCCCACCTTACAGAAGAGGCAGCTGGCCCGGCACAGAGATACTGTCTGCTTGGGATCACACAGGGTGGCATCTGACACCTGTCTGAGTTCTTCACTCCGAGTCTTTAAATATAGAGTATTTGACATAACGTGCATTAAAAACTATGAACCTGTCAGCCTTTGTCTACTGCAAAGAATCTGCTACAAATATTGGGGGCAGGAATCTGTTCTAGGACCATAGTAGGCTCTCCAGACCTCATGGTCTTCttcattaaaacaacaaaattcctTCTGGGCCATCAGATGAGATCATGAGAGGAGAAGATTTCCAAGTGAAGATTTtgtttcaagacagagtcttgctctgtcacccagcctagagtgcagtggtgcaatcataactggtgacagcctcgaactcttgggtacaagtgattctcatgcctcagacaaCACCCAacgaacattttattttttgtatagacagggtcctgctatgttgcttaggctggtcttgaattcctggcttcaagcagttctcccgtctcagcctcctaacctgtcagaattacagacatgagccaccaagaccagcctgaagattttttcagatttatttattttattgttagtaGTAGTCGTCAGAGCTACTACATCCAAAGTCCCTACTAAGTTCTAAGGCAGTTTCTCAACTCCATtagagattttttgtttgttttttgttttaaaaaaaaaaaaaaaaacacgctgggcacttcaggaggccaagatgggaggatcgcttgagtccaggagtttgaaaccaatctgggcaacatagagaggtccccatctttaaaaattttaaattaaaaaaaaaaaaaaaattaacaacaacaacaaaaaaacccagggtTCTGGGAgtgaggggctggggcctgggcagCCTCATTCCATATACCTGTGCCAGGTTGAGGTGTTGGAGACACGTTTGGAGACCCCTCCACTCTAGGAATCCACCTCGAGAGATAAAGGTCCCGGCCCTAGCCACACCCCCAGGACACGGCCAGAGGTCACCTCCCTAGGCAGGTCCCTCCTCCCCACCGCCAGGTTCCCGGAGCGCCTGCGGCTCGTGTGCAGGGGTAGGGGGCCGCGGGCGCGCGGACTGGAGCGGCGCGCCCCTCCCGCGTGTTGAAATTCAAAAGAGGCGAACTCCCCCGCCCCCGGCGCGGCGGCGCGGCTCCGGTGAAGAGGTCAAGGCAGGGGCCAGTCGGAGGCTCCCGGGGCGGGGTCGAACCCGCGGCCAACGTGAGCAGCAGCAGAAGCTTAAAGAGCTCaggtccccccacccccccgcctCTGGCCCTACCATGGCTACGGAGCAGTGGTTCGAGGGGTCGCTCCCCCTGGACCCTGGAGAAACACCGCCTCCAGATGCCTTGGAACCTGGGACGCCGCCCTGCAGAGACCCCTCCTGGTCGACACCCCCTAGCAGGCCTGGGAACCCACCTGAGCCGGACCCTGAAGATGCCGAGGGGCAGTTGGCTGAGGCCCCGGCCTCCACGCCTTCCCCCGAACCTCTGGTCCCCGGGCCCGGGCCAGCACCTCCCCGCCTATCCCTGGACATTTTGTTCAGCCCCATCACCCAACAGCTGCGCTACCTACTCAAGAAGGCGGATGATTTCCAGAGCTACTTGCTCTACAGGTGATGCTGGACAGGGTCCCAGGTCCCCATGGGTAAGGAGACTTGGAGGGGAGGCGACAGGATGGGTGACACATGCCAGGGTTGCAAAATGACAAGCGCTAGGAGCCAGAGGGAGGCAGTGGAAGAAGCTAGCATATCAGAATCCAGTTTAAGAGAGTGAGGAGGACTGTAGAATTGAGGGTAGGGCACTGCTGCTATTACTGTCCTGGCAGTGTGGGCCTGGGTTGTCAAGTCTCTAGGACTTTTTCTCCCAGTTTTTAAGTGCTGTCTTAGATTTTGAACCCTGTGCCAACTAAACAAGACCCACCTGAGCCAAACTTGGCCTGTAGGACATCAGTTTGAGACTCCAAAGGATCATGTGATTCCCACACCAGGTTTCCTTGTGACTCTCCAATTTCAGTGTCCATTGGTATCTCCTAGGAGGCTGGGTTggattttgcttgtttttgagacggagtctcgctctgttgcccatgctggagtgcagtggtgcaatctcggctcactgcaacctccgtcggccggattgaagcaattctctgctcagcctcccgagtagctgggattacaagcacccgccaacACGtgttgcccggctaatttttttttttttttttttttgtagtagattcggggtttcaccatcttggccaggctggtcttgaactcctgaccttgtgatccacccgcctcggcctcccaaagtgttggcattacaggcgtgagccaccgcactcagccaaggttggttttttttttgttttgtgtttttttgagatggagtctcgctctgtcaccaaggctggagtgcagtgggggcgaactcagctcactgcaacctccacctcccaggttcaagggattctcataaAGCTGGTTTTctaatgagacagggtcttgccctatcacccaagctggagtgcagtggggcagtcatagctcactgcagcctcaaactcctggtctcaagcaatcttcccacttccacctcctgagtaactgggactataggtgccaccatgcccagctaattattttttgtgtagagacggggtcttgctacgttgcccaggcttgtctggaactcctggcctcaagcaatcctccagccccagcctcccaaacctctgggattgcaggagtgagccactgcgcccagccccttaaGGAAGCTCTGGGTCCTAAGTGGCGATGTGAGACTCAGGTGTCAGCACTTTTAACAAGTGTTCCAAATGGGTTTGATGCAGGTGAACCAGAAAGATGTTCAGAAAAGACCTGAAACTGGGGGCTTTTCTAACAGGGGTCAAAGCCAGGGATCCAGGTTGGGGTTGAGTAGAATGGGGgaaaatggggggggggggggagggattgtgAGGGATTGCAGGCAAAGGCCCCCTTCTTCCTTCAGCAGAGACCAAGTACAGAAGGAGCAGCTGGCCAAGGCCATGCCCACCTTCTTACAGATGTGTGAGCCCTACTTCCTGTACCTGGAGGCAGCCGCGAGAAGCGTACCCCACATCTATGGACCCCTGCAGGAGCTGGTCCGAAAGGGGGTGTGTGGAGGTTTCTTAGACCCCACGCCCCTTTCTTCTCGCAGCTCCGAGCCTGCGGGGATGGTGGAGGGGGAGGCCCACTCCTCTCAGGCCAGCTGATCTCACTGTATCCATCCTGTATGCAGCTGTTAGAGATCTCCCAACAGCTGACCCTGCGCCTGGAACAGCTGGTCCTCATGTACGCTTCCTTTGGGTTCGTGGACCTGGAGGAGACAAACCCCCTCAGGTAAAATGGTAGGAGATTCAGATGCGGGGGATGAAGGAGTCCAAGGCCCAGCTTCACCCCTCCATTCTCTCATGTCCTGCCAGCATCTCCTGTTTCTTTTGCGGGAGGTTCTCCATCAGCCTGTCCCATGAGATCTCCATCTTCAGATACTGTGCTCCAACCGCCTACACTGCCAGCCGCTTTCCCCGCTACCTCTATAAGAAGATGCGCTGGCACCTGGAAGCCACCCCAGAGGCCCCTGGTCGGGGACAAGATTCCCTTGTGGATTAGTAAGTCCTCTTACCCAAATCAAAGTCCTCCCCTTTCTATGACGAATGCCAATATGGCCCTCCAAACTGTCACCAGCAAAGTGAAAAGTGAGCCAGGGCCCGGTgccatggttcacgcctgtaatcctaacactttgggaggctgaggcaggaggatcacttgagcccaagagtttgagatcacctgggcaagatggcaagaccctgtctcaacaacaaattcgccaggcgtgatggctggcgtctgtagtcccagctacttgggaggctcaggcaggaagatcacttgagcccaggagttcaaggctacagtgagctgtgattttgccactgcactctaccctgagTGGGAGCAATaatctgtctctttaaaaaaagtgaACCAGGAAACTAAAGGCTTTTGAAAGGCTACCTCTATTTTCTTAAAACCCACCCTCCCACCAAAATAAAAGTTCTCATCTTAAAAGGAGGCTGGCAGGGAGAAAAGGCCTTAGAGTCACATTCCTACCTGAGAACTTCAGGGCAACTTCTGATGGGTTCCCACTTCACCTCCAAAATTAAAGCCCTCAACAGAAGAAGCTAGGAAATTGATCACTTCTAATTAcagctccctcccctcccagctaCTTCCTGTGCTATCGAGATACTTGGGAAGACACAGGCCAGAGTCCAGCCAATTCGTGCCCGCAGATCCAGAAGCTGTGGTCCATCGGCCGATGGGTGCCCCTAGGACCAGCCGAGGATGACCTTTATTCATGGTAGGAGCTAGGGCAATAGCAACGTGGGCTTGGGCGCTAGACCAAGCGCTAGATGGGGAGGCAGAACCCCACCAAAGATAATCCACCTTCCCAAACACTGCTTCCCTTAGTAatgatagtattttattgtgcCCTGAAAAGCACTTCATGCAGACCCCAGTAACAACCCATCGAGATCTATGCTATTGGCCCCATGTAACAAAGAAAACAGGGTGCTCAGAGAAGTTGTTacctgcccaaggacacacagctagcaATGCGATTGGACAGGTCAGGACCAGTTATTCAGCCTCTAGGAGCCATTACTAAGTTTCTGATCAACAAGGAAACAAGTTTCCCCCGAGGGTTTTTCCCACCGGCAGCTGAAACAAAGCCTCTTTCAGCTGACGCATCTCACTTAAAGGGAGAGACTCCCGAGGGGCAGAGGGCACTCAAGTCCAGGCCTGTCTATCCCTGGCCCCCCCACCCCAGGATTTTGTGCCCGCAGCCGCTCGGGGACTACCAGCAGCTGCTGACCATCGGCTTCGAGGAGCCCACGCCCATGCTGGCCACCGACCTGCTGGTGCAGATCCTCACGGGCCAGGCAGGCCAGGCCCGGCCTCCGAGCGCAGCCGGGCCCGCGGGGTGGGCAGCGCAGGggtcttgaacctgggaaaggGGGTAGGAGCTGGAACTTGACAGTTCCAAACTCCAGaagagggggcaggggaggggctcACTCATTCTCTCAGTGCAGCCTGGCCTCGCCTTCCAAAGGGCCAGGCCGAGCTGACCTGTCTGCACCGAGTCCGGCCTGGCCGTGGGGCCGTGAATGCGGACACGTCAGTTTTgtgttaaataaaagaaagaaagaggtcaCAGGCTCAGTGTCCGCTGCGAACGCCGCGCCCCTCCTCCGGGGGCATTTCCCCGCCCACTCGCGTGGCCTTCggggaaatgtagtcttttgaaagaaatctgaaaattgCCAATAGGCGGACGAGTTTGGCGCATGCGCACAGgcagaaatgaagcaaaaaggGAAATGGTGCCGGTCAACAACCGGAACCCAGAAAACTGTAAGTTTAGGGTAGCGGGGAAATTCAACGCACACTGGAGGAAGAGACTTAGGGCTACGCCCACTCCCATATTTTGACCCGGAAGTTATTTCTTTGTAGCGTAAAAGACTACTTTTCCCGACGTGCCCCAGAAAAGTGCCCTCGATCAGTTTCCGAAGGGCccgagttacactttctttttctcttccagctTTTGGTACTTGCCAGACAGGTCGTTGTCTTTCTCGGGGTATCCAGGGTGCGGACAAGGTGGGAGAACCCTATGGAATCCAAGCTTAGGATCTCTTAGCCTCTCTCCAACCTCGGACTGGAGAGGAGACCCTGGCTGAAGGAAATGAACTCACCCGCTCAAAGCTCCGGCGAGCAAGTGGCGAACCTTGGACCCGAACCGGGTACTTGTGGCACGTTGCAAGGGGAAGGGTGTCCTCCTGAGCCAGGTGTCCTCAGCCACTGGTTATCCCCTTTTAATCCAAGGAGGGCCCTTTTGGTTCCCCTTCCCCCCAGCACCCAGAGCTCtgcctttttgagacaggtctcgttctgtcgctcaggctggagtacagtggcctaatctgggctcactgcaagctccgtctcccgggtcccgggttcacgccattctgttgcctcagcctccccagcagctcggactacaggcgcacgccgccacgccggctgatttttttttttttttgcgtatttttagtagagatggggtttcaccgtgttaaccaggatggtctcgatctcctgacctcgtgatccgccctccttggcctcccaaagtgttgggattacaggcgtgagccacggtgcccggccactATTGCTCTTCCATGTGTATTTCTGGTGACAATTTCTGACTGCATCAAGGATGTTTTTAGTCCACAGCTGTGGTCTGAATGACATCAAGGAAATCCTGATGCTCCCTGATACTGCTTTGAGGGAGGCCCTGTGAGTTTTCCTGTGGCTCTAAGATTTTTTGCGGGAAGggaagggtcttgctctgtcacccaggctggagtgcagtggcgcgatcctggaacctctaactcctgggttcaagtgatcctcccacttcagcctcctaagcagctgggagtataggcagcATCGATGcccctattttattattattattgtagagaaggggtctcgctatgttgaccaggctggtcttgaactcctggcttcaagctatcctcccacctaggcctctcaaagtgctgggattacaggtgtgagccaccatgcccggcctttaaGATTCTTTAGCCTCGTGGGGTCCAATGGAAATATCAAGTGAGTTGCAAACGCAAATCACGtatgtaatttcaaattttctagtaaccacataaaaaaattaagaggttAGATTCATTTTcgtgatattttatttaacctgttatacccaaaatattatttcaatgtaTAATCCATGTAAAAAAACtgaggtattttccttttttgtactgTCTTAGAAATCTTggcgtggccgggcgcggtggctcaagcctataatcccagcactttgggaggccgagatgggcggatcacaaggtcaggagatcgagaccatcctggctaacctggtgaaaccccgtctctacaaaaaaaaaaaagaaatcttggcgtgacatggtggctcatgcctataatcccagcactttgggaggccgagacaggtgggtcacttgaggttacaagttcaagaccagcctggccaacatggcaaaacccggtttctattcaaaatacaaaaaaaaaaaggtgggtgtggtggtgggcgcctgtgatcccagctactcaagaggctgagccaggagactCGCTTAAATCTGgtaggtggaggtttcagtgagctgagatcgcaccactgtactctggcctgggcgacagagcgagactccatcttaaagaaaaaaaaaaaaaagccgggcgcagtggctcatacctgtaatcccagcactttgggaggctgaggcaggcagatcatgaggtcaggagtttgagaccaccctggccaacatagtgaaaccccatctctactaaaaatacaaaaattagccaggcctggtggcgggcgctggtaatcccagctactctggaggctgaggcaggagaactgcttgagcccaggaggcggaagttgcagtgagccgagatcatgccattatactccagcctgggcaacaacagcgagactctgtgtcaaaaaaaaaaaaaaaatcagaaaaaagaaaatctagtatTTCACATTTCCAACATATTtcaattcagactagccacaaGCAGCTCTAGACGGTCTCCTTTAAGTCAAATCCACTGTCTGCTTAAGACAGGGTTTCGGGTGGGTGGTGACAGTACAGTactggaaggggaaggaaacaagCTTTGTTTCCTGGGTCCTGTTGCTCAGCAGCTTTCTACACCCTTGATTCTCAAACTTCctagtgtgcatcagaatcacatgGAGAGTCTGATCATCAGCCTAAGTCTGGGATGAGACCCAaggaagtgctttttttttttctctctctctctttttttggtagagattttgtcttgctatattgcccaggctggtcttgaactcccggactcaagcaattatcccacctcagcctcccaaagtgctgggattacaggtgtgagccaccacggctggttGACATCATTTTCTTAAATGCCCCTCCACCAAACCCCTTGAGGCCGTCCCACATGCttccctgtaatcacagcactttgagaggccagggtgggtggatcacctgagatcaggagttcgagaccagcctggccaacatggtgaaaacccatctccgctaaaaacacaaaaattaggccgggcgcagtgcacCCGGGCCCCGTCCACTCATGACATACTTAGTTCTTGGCTCCCCTGCTGGAAATTAAGACCAGCCTCTAGGTGTTTCCATTTCCCACCTTCTCAGGCTCTCTCCTGCCTTTCTCCACATAGCTCCCACAGTCACAGTGAAGTATGCTGAGGATGGGGTCACTGGGCTGACGATGGGGTCGGCTGATGAGCCCTTCATGGGCTGAGCTGCTCTTGGATGCAGCCCTGTATCAGCATGACCTCTCTGTATTTTATGCATACGGATTTCACTAGACATTTGATGCCCCTGTATAAGATACAGAGTTGGACAGAGCCaagaggttttttttggttttttttttgtttgtttgtttgttttaaagacagagtttaactgtgtcacccaagctagagtgcagtgccatgatctcaagAGCCAAGGTTTAAACAGCGATTCTAAAATATTCCTGGggtggatgtggtggttcacacctgtagtcccagctactcaggaggctgaggtaggaggatcacttgaggccaggagatccaggttacaatgagctgtgatcatgccactgcactgcagcctgtgtgacagagcaagaccctgtctccaaaactgaaaacatttttaaatttaaacttcctGGGTCTCCCCTTTTCTGgtcttagtgatttttttttttttcctttgattacagatctcactgttacccaggctggagtgcagtggctcaatcatagctcactgtagcctcaacctcccaggctcaggcgatctcCTGCTAaacttccagagtagctgggaccacaggcacatgccaccacacctggttaatttttagtagagatggggtaggggggcagtgtctcactatgttgcccaagctggtcttgaactcctgggatcaagcaatcctcctgccttggcctcccaaagtgctggaattacaggcatgagccaccgcatctggtcCTCAGTgcacgtctttttttttttttttttggagacggagtctcgctctgtcgcccaggctggggtgcagtggccagatctcagctcactgcaagctccgcctcccgggtttacgccattctcctgcctcagcctcccgagtagctgggactacaggcgcccgccacctcgcccggctagttttttttgtattttttagtagagacggggtttcgccgtgttagccaggatggtctcgatctcctgacctcgtgatccgcccgtctcggcctcccaaagtgctgggattacaggcttgagccaccgcgcccggtcttttttttttttttttgagatggagtctcgttctgtcgcccaggctagagtgcagtggcgcaatctcggctcactacaagctccgccttccgggttcaagccattctcctgcctcagcctcccaagtagctgggactacaggcgcccaccaccatgcccggctatttttgggtttttttgtatttttagtagagagggtgtttcaccatattagccaggatggtctcgatctcctgacctcgtgatccacctgcctcagcctcccaaagtgctgggattacagcagtgagccacctcgcctggccctcAGTGCACTTCTAAAACACTGTAAAACTAGTCCCAGAATGTTAACTGCACAGATACAGTTTTAGAGACAATTTAGGGTGTTCACGCACCCTCTTGAACCCCCATCCAGGGGAGAGAAATTAACCAGAGCTTGCAAATTGACAGCCACAGGCCCTATTGCAAACAGGTGTTGCTtgccaccttccttccttcctctcctcccgcACAACTTTAAGTTTTTTTTAGCACCctgcctagaaaaaaaaaaaaagtttttcctaGTCACAATCATAAACATGcagatttctcttttaaaagctAGGTTTCagttgccttttttatttttttgaggcagagtctcactgtgtcacccaggctggagtgcagtggcccgttcttggctcactgcaacctctgcctcccgggttcaagtgattctcatgcctcagcctccttagtagctggattacagacatgcaccaccacacccggctaatattttgtatttttagtagggacggggtttcaccgtgttggccaggctcgtctcgaattcctggcctcaaatgatccacccacctcagcctcccaaagtgctggtattacaggcgtgagccacctcgcccagccacaGATACTTTTGGAAAGCAGAAACTCTTGCCCCAACACCGCGAATGAGCACGCCTCATAGTGGGGACCGTGAGGTCAAGAAGAACAGTGATCATTAGGAACCAATGATGTTGAGAAGCCTGAACCTTcaccacctgttttttttttttagtagctaTTGTTTACGTTCCCAGGGTAGGAACAGCCTCTTATCACCTCTGTCTAGCCAGTGCCCAGCGCAGGGCACACCGTTAGCACCAATAAATGTTGAGGAGGAAGCCTGGAAACAAGAGGGTGTGAACTCGGTCCACGCGCCACATTTTGCGCTCGAGCCGCCAGGGGGCGGTAGGACCTGGGCCAGGCCGTGTCTGGTCGTGTGGGGGAGGCGGGCAGCCCCAGAACAGGGCGGTAAGGGCGCATTCCCGCATTCTGGCCCGCACCTCTTGGGGTTTTCTCGGGCCTCCCTCGGCCCGCCGTGCTCCCGCCCCACCCCGGACGAAGAGGACCCAGAAAAAAATAGGCTGCAGTGCCCTGAAAGAAGAGGCTttattgggggtgggggtagTGGGGCAGCCGCGGCGGTAACTCCGGCCCTCTTAACAGTCAAGGGAGAGAGTAGTTCAGTTTGCTTGGCAGAGAAGGGCTGGGCAGTTTCACTGGCGGAGTTGTGGGTGGTGGTCAGTTTCCCAATGGGGGACTGTAAGTTTCATAGAGGGGGCTGGTCAATTTCACAAAGTCAAGTCGATTTCATCTTCCCCAATGCAGAGGGCCGACCCGTCTCCAGGCCTTTTACTAGACGCACCCCGCCCTGTTCCTCTGACACGCACGTTACTTCCGGCCGGGGGTCCCAGCCTGCTCAAACCTCAAGGTTTGCGCTCCTCCTGGGGACAGAGGGCCAGAAGGAAGACCGGCCTCAGGGACCTGCGCACCGCACCCAGGCTCAGGGTGGCGATTTGTGCCCCAAGACCACTGTCTTCTCTTTACCCCGGGGATGCGTCCCAGACTGAGTTCTGACCAGAGTGGCCCTCCAGGGGGGATGTACCTTTCCCCACCCAGCGTCCTAGCAcgggaggggtggggggagcgACAAGGGCTAGAGGCACACGGGTAAGGGGGCTCCCACCTGCTCCAGGCCGTTCTCCGAGGCCTTTCTGCGGGGGGGCCACATCACCGCCAACTTTCCGTCGCCCCTGCTCGCTGCGGGGGAAGGAGCGCTCAGCTCACCAGCGGGCGGCAGCCAGGATGAAAGAGGCCGGCCGCACCCCTTAAACACACACAGGCGTTCACCCTCCGCCCTCCCCCCATGAAAGCCTCCATTCAACTCCAGGCACCCAGGAGCccgagggaggagggaggtgaaCCCAGAACGGAGAAGCAGGAGCCCGAAAATTCAGAGGGAGGACCCAGGAGTGCCAGAATCCAGTCAGGGTTCCCTGGAACCCGACAAAAAGGAAGACATCTGGAATGCCCCCACCCCCGCGCAGTCTGCGTGGTGTGGATCAGAGAGTCCATCACTCCGGGTGGAGGGGTGGATCACAGCGAGTAATGGAGCTCCAGAAGGGGTAGGCAAGACACAAAGTTGAGAGGGggtcccaggagtttgagagcttGGAGAGAGACCCCGAGAATCGGAGGGCCAAAGGAGAGGCCACTGAAGTTGGGCAGTCAGTGGGGACGGCTGGAACCCTGGGGGTCCCCGGCGTTGCTACGCCTGCGGCTTACCGGTGAGGCTCGGCGTAGGCTCCTTGAACTCCGCGGTGCCATAGACGCTGCGCCGCTGGCGCTGCAGCTCCTGCTCGCGCTCGCGCACCGCGCGCACCTCCTGCTCCAGCAGTGACGGAGTGAAAGGCGGCGGGGAGCTGCCCAGCACCGGGCACCCGCCCTGCACGGCAGAGCGCGGCCGTCCCCCGGGTTCTGGCAGCCTCTGCGGGCCCGCGCCGCCCCCTGCCCCCGCCGAGGAGCCGCTCCCCGCTGCGGCCTCGAAGAAGCGCTTGAGTTCGCCCAGCGGCTGCGGCGGCGACCCGGCGCGCGGCTCGGGGGCCGCGGGGCGCGCCAGCGCCGCCTGCCGGTGGGCCTCCCGCTCGATGTCCCGCTGCATCTGCGCGCCCGCCCGCGCCCGCTCCAGGGCGCGCGGGAGCGCGGGGCCAGGACCCGGCAGGTTGATCACCGGCCGCACGCGCAGCTCAACGAGTTCGCGGCCCGCGCGGCCCGGGCTCAGGCCCCGGCTCCGGCGCAGGCTCTCCTCGCGTTCGCAGCTGCGGCGGATTTCGCGCTCGATGGGCGTCTCCATG contains:
- the MISP3 gene encoding uncharacterized protein MISP3 isoform X2, translated to METPIEREIRRSCEREESLRRSRGLSPGRAGRELVELRVRPVINLPGPGPALPRALERARAGAQMQRDIEREAHRQAALARPAAPEPRAGSPPQPLGELKRFFEAAAGSGSSAGAGGGAGPQRLPEPGGRPRSAVQGGCPVLGSSPPPFTPSLLEQEVRAVREREQELQRQRRSVYGTAEFKEPTPSLTASRGDGKLAVMWPPRRKASENGLEQEERKP
- the C20H19orf67 gene encoding UPF0575 protein C19orf67 homolog isoform X2, which produces MATEQWFEGSLPLDPGETPPPDALEPGTPPCRDPSWSTPPSRPGNPPEPDPEDAEGQLAEAPASTPSPEPLVPGPGPAPPRLSLDILFSPITQQLRYLLKKADDFQSYLLYRDQVQKEQLAKAMPTFLQMCEPYFLYLEAAARSVPHIYGPLQELVRKGLLEISQQLTLRLEQLVLMYASFGFVDLEETNPLSISCFFCGRFSISLSHEISIFRYCAPTAYTASRFPRYLYKKMRWHLEATPEAPGRGQDSLVDYYFLCYRDTWEDTGQSPANSCPQIQKLWSIGRWVPLGPAEDDLYSWILCPQPLGDYQQLLTIGFEEPTPMLATDLLVQILTGQAGQARPPSAAGPAGWAAQGS
- the MISP3 gene encoding uncharacterized protein MISP3 isoform X1, producing the protein METPIEREIRRSCEREESLRRSRGLSPGRAGRELVELRVRPVINLPGPGPALPRALERARAGAQMQRDIEREAHRQAALARPAAPEPRAGSPPQPLGELKRFFEAAAGSGSSAGAGGGAGPQRLPEPGGRPRSAVQGGCPVLGSSPPPFTPSLLEQEVRAVREREQELQRQRRSVYGTAEFKEPTPSLTASRGDGKLAVMWPPRRKASENGLEQSPIGKLTTTHNSASETAQPFSAKQTELLSPLTVKRAGVTAAAAPLPPPPIKPLLSGHCSLFFSGSSSSGVGREHGGPREARENPKRCGPECGNAPLPPCSGAARLPHTTRHGLAQVLPPPGGSSAKCGAWTEFTPSCFQASSSTFIGANGVPCAGHWLDRGDKRLFLPWERKQ
- the C20H19orf67 gene encoding UPF0575 protein C19orf67 homolog isoform X1 — encoded protein: MATEQWFEGSLPLDPGETPPPDALEPGTPPCRDPSWSTPPSRPGNPPEPDPEDAEGQLAEAPASTPSPEPLVPGPGPAPPRLSLDILFSPITQQLRYLLKKADDFQSYLLYSRDQVQKEQLAKAMPTFLQMCEPYFLYLEAAARSVPHIYGPLQELVRKGLLEISQQLTLRLEQLVLMYASFGFVDLEETNPLSISCFFCGRFSISLSHEISIFRYCAPTAYTASRFPRYLYKKMRWHLEATPEAPGRGQDSLVDYYFLCYRDTWEDTGQSPANSCPQIQKLWSIGRWVPLGPAEDDLYSWILCPQPLGDYQQLLTIGFEEPTPMLATDLLVQILTGQAGQARPPSAAGPAGWAAQGS